GTTCTGCCACTCGGTGACGGGCATCGCCCTGGGCAAGCTCGGACGCTACGACGGGGCTCTTGCCGCCCACCAGGCCGCCCTCTCCCTGCGCGAGGCCTGCGAGGACACCCTCGGGGTCGGCTCGTCGTGCAACAACCTCTTCCAGCTCCATTACGAGCTGGGCGAGTTCGAGCCGGCCCGCCACTTCATCGCGCGGGCCATCGCGGCCTTCACCCGGGTGGGGGACCAGAGCCGCATCGCCACGGGTCACAGCAACCTCGGGGCCCTGTCCCTGGAGCTGGACGAACTGCCGGAGGCGGAGGCCCACTTCCGGGAGGCCCTCGCCGTCTGCCGGCGCATCGGCTTCGCCTCGCGCGAGGGCGGGATCCTGTGCAACCTGGGCGAGGTCTGCTCCAAGCAGGGGCGGCACGCCGAGGCGATCGCCCACCTCGAGGAGGGCCTGCGGGCCCTCGAGGCCCTGCGCAACGTCGAGATCCTGGGCGAGGGCTATCGCATGCTCGCCGAGGCGTGCCTCGCGGCCGCTCGCCCTCGTGCGGCCTGGGAGGCCATCGTGAGGGGGATCCGGCTGACCCGCAAGGGCAAGAGCGAGGCCCAGCAGGCGGTCTTCTGGGCGCTCTGCGGCGAGGCCTTGGCCCGCGAGGGCCGACTCGATCAGGCGATCAAGCGTCTTTCGCGCGCCATCGCGCGCCTCTCGGCCCTGGGCAACCGCCTGGAGCTCGCCCGCGCGCGCTTTCGCCTCGCCCGCGCCTGCCACGAGGCCGGGCGCCACCAGGCCGCCCTGGCCGAGGCCGAGGAGGCGGCCGCGCTTTTCAAAGCGCTTGGCGCCCGCTATGATCAGAGGGTCCTCGCCGCCTGGCGACGCGACGTGCGCCCCGCCTCCCCCCCGTCTCCCCAGGAGGTCCCATGATCCGCCGTACGATCGCACTCTTGCTCCCAGTCACCCTCGCCGGCTGCGCCAACCTGCTCGGCGAGCTGGGCGGCGGCACCACCGTCACCGGCGTCGTCAAGGCGCCCGAGACGCAGCAGGCGGCCATCGCCTTCACCGACGCCTACCGGACCGCCGGCACCATCGCCGGGGAGCGCGCGGTCAGCGAGGCCGAGGTCAGGGCCTACGGCGCCGACGGCAACGCCATCGGTGGGATGGTCAAGGCCAGCAAGTCGGGCCTCTTCGAGCTCAAGGGCCTGCCCAGCGGCAAGGCCGTGATCCTGGTGGCGACCGCCAAGAGCAAGAGCGGCGGCACCCTGCGGATCACCGCCTTCACCAAGCCCGCGGGCACCAGCTCCGTGCGCGACCTGAACACCGCCTCGACCATCGTCGCCGAGAAGCTCAAGGCCACCCTCTCGGCCGCCAAGCTCGACGCGCTCACCCAGAACGACGTGGACACCCTCGAGGGCCGCGTCAGCAACACCCTCGACACCGCCGACATCCCCGATCTGACCTCGGCCACGGCCGCGCTCGAGGCCTTCGACAAGGTCGAGCGGAAGAACGCGAGCATCGCCAACGCCTTCGCCTCGATCAGCGAGGGGCGCGCGATCGCGTCCGTGCGCTGACAAGAGGCCCCCCTTCGGGCATCATTCCCCCATGACCAGGTCCCGCACCCTCATCCTCGCCCTGAGCGTCGCCCTCTCGGCATGCTCGAGCGCCCCGACCACCCCCGTCACGGCCCGTACCGCCTGGGCCGCGGGGGGGCTGGTCCGCCAGTTCGTCCTGGGCGAGGCGATGCGCCTGGAGCTCGGCGAGGCCAGCCGCCTCTTGCTGGCAGTGAGCGCCGCCCACGCCGAGGCCCCCGCCTTCCAGTTCCGGGTCCAGGGCCGGGCTCCGGCCGGGGGCGAGTCGCGCTTCGGTGAGTCGGGGGCGCGCCTGGTGCGCGAGCCCGGCGCCCTCGATCGGGCCCCCGTCCGGCGCGCGCAGGCGGCCAAGGACACCGAGACCTTCTGGATCAACGTCGGGGACTCGACCGAGCAAGGCGATCGCGAGCGCACCGCGAAGCGTCGCCTCACCACGGCCCACGCCCACTTCTACGTGGACGCCGACGGGGCGCAGGGCGTCACCGACGAGCAGCTCAAGCGCCTGGGGGACGCCTTCGAGACCCGCATCCACCAGACCGTGACCGGCACCTTCGGCGCCGATCCAAAGACCGATCCCTCGGGCGAGAGCCGGGTCTACGTGGTCCTCTCGCCCGCGGTGGACAACTTCGGCAAGGACAAGGGCCTGATGGGCTACTTCTGGAGCCGGGACCTTCTTTCGCCGGCCACGAGCGGCCTTCGCGCCCACTCCAACCAGAAGAAGGTCATCTTCCTGACCAGCCGCCTGTTCGACCAGCCCGCCCAGACGGTCTTCGGCACCCTCGCCCACGAGTTCACCCACCTGTGCATCTTCAACCAGAAGGTGCTCCTGCCCAACCGCGCCACCCCCGAGGAGACCTGGCTCGACGAGGGCTGGGCGATGCTCGCCATGGACCTGTGCGGCTACGGCCTGCGCGCGGGCAACGAGGCGATCGCCCGCGACATCAGGAGCTTCGAGGAAGCGCCCGCCTCCTACTCTCTCACCGACTGGGCAGGCAATCCCAACGGCTTCTCCTACGGGCTGAGCTACCTCTTCGGCCGCTACCTCTACGATCGCTTCGGCGCCGAGGTGGTCAAGGACGCCCTCGCCGCCCCCGGCACGGGGGTCGACGCGATCCAGGGGGCGCTCGCCAAGCGTCAGGCGAGCTTCCAGGACCTGTACTGCGACTGGACGGTGGCCAACGCCGTCAGCGGCCTGAACCTCACCGACGAGCGACGCTTCTCGTACGCGAGCGACGTCAATCTGCGGGGCACCTACGGGGGGGTGACGCTCGGCGGGGTGCAGGCCGTGGGCGTCGCCGGCTTCCCGAAGGGCCTGCCGGGGGCCCTGCGCCCATGGAGCACCGCCTACTACGACCTGAAGGCCCCGGCCAAGCGCGCGTGGGCCTTCGATTTCCGATCGGGCTCGGGGCTGTTCGGCGCGGCGGTCGCCCTGCCCTGAGCAGGGCGCCTCAGCGCAGGGGCGCGGTGCGCGAGAGGAAGGTCTCGGCGTCCTGGGTGCGGGCGTTGAGCGAGAGCCTGGCGATCTCGGCGTCGAGGGCGGCGACCCGCTCGGAGATGACCGGGTGATCCCCGAAGGCCTCGAACGCCTTGGGGGTGTCGCCGACGGTCTCGGCCAGCGTCGTCAGGAAGGCCCCCAGAGCGTGGGGGTCGTAGCCCGCCGCGTTGGTGTAGATGGCTCCGTAGTGGTCGGCGTCCGTCTCGAGCGAGCGGCTGTGCCCCTTGAGGACCAGGCCGGCTGCGATCTTGCCCGCCTGCTGGATAAGCGCCGGGGTGCTGCCCAGGGCGGCCGTGGTGATGCCCTGGGCGACCATGGCCGCGCGCAGGCTGTCGACGCCGTGCTTGCGCGCCACGTGCACGGCCTCGTGGGCGAGCACCCCGGCGAGCTCGGCCTCGCTCTTCATGGCCTTGAGGGCCGCGGTGGTGACGAAGATCTCGCCGCCCGGCAGGGCGAAGGCGTTGAGCTCGGAGCTTTCGATGACGTGGAAGGTGTAGGGCATATCCGGGCGATCGGAGCGCGCGGCGACCTTCTTGCCCACCGCGTCCACGTAGGCGTTGACCTGGGCGTTGGCGTAGGGCGGTGTCTTGGGGTCGGCGAGCACCTCCTGGGCGGCGGACTTCCCGATCTGGATCTCTTGTTCGTCCGAGATGGGCAGCAGCGCCTGCCCTGCCACCAGCCCGCCCGCCAGGATCTGGCTGCAGCCCGGGACGGTGCCCAGCAGGGCCGCGAGGCAGAGCGCCCCCCACAGTTTCTTCATGGTTCCTCCTTCTGTCGCCTCTTCCATGACGGGAGCCGGAGGCGACAGGTTCCCTTTGATTCTAGCCGATCTGGAGCGCCTGGCGAAGCGGGGCCATCGAGTCGCCAACGGCGGCCATTGGGCCGTTCGTCTTTGATGTAGGGACGAAAGTCCTCATTCGGTGAGATTTTGTCGTTCCTATGTTAAATTTTTGACCTGAATCCAGGTGTGAAGCGCGCCCTATGCTATAGTAAGCCCATCAAGTCGGCGCTCCCTCGTACTGCTGCCGATCGGCAGCAACCCAATGAAAGGGTGATCCTCAGTGACGTACCGCAACCGTGCTCTCAACCGGATGCCCGCTCGGGGCGAGGGGCCCAGCACCTCGCGGCCCCGCAGCCCGTCGATCGATATCCTCAAGCGCGCCCTCGAAGTCGCCGGTGTCAACCGCAAGACCTTCGTCAAGGAGACGGATCTCAGCTACGAGTACGTGTCGCGCATCTTCAACTCCAAGGTCAAGTTCCCGACCGTGCGCGAGACCCTCGAGCGCTTCGCCGAGGTGGCCAGGATCGACCCGATGGTCTTCCCGGAGTACCAGCAGCTCGTCAGCGTGCTGCCCGAGTCGACCCGCAAGCTCTGGAACCGTCTCCAGGAGGTGGGCCTGACGCGCCAGGAGTTCGCCAACCGCGTCGAGATCTCCCGCACCTACATGTACGAGATCCTGCGCGGCGACGTGCCCTTCCCCCGCAACCCCGAGGTCATCGAGAAGATCGCCGAGGTCCTCGAGGTCGCTCCCGAGACCTTCGGCGAGTACCTCGCCCCGGTCCAGGACTGGGCCGAGCGCAACCCGCTGGCCATCGAGCACGTCTTCATGAACCTGCTCGTCACCAAGATGCTGATCGCCCGCGGCCACCTCAAGGAGGGCGGCTCGGCCGAGAAGATCTCGGACGAGATGCTCTCGATCTTCCCGGCCGAGGAGCGCTACGAGCCCGTCGTCCGCGCGATCATGGCCGCGATGGGCAAGGGCGGCTTCGATGTCCGCAAGCTCGCCCTCGAGGCGGACGTCCCCGAGCGCGACGTGCGTCTGCTGCTGATGGGTCAGATCCAGACCGAGGACCTGCCCGAGACCGCGCGCAAGCTCAAGGAGCTCCTCGAGGTCGCCTAGCGGATCCGAGCGGCGTCTCGCTCAACCGCCCCGATTGTGTTAGCATCACCGGAAGCGAGGATCCTCGCTTCCGGTGATGCTTTTTGAGGGGGGGCGCCGCATGGCCAACCGCGACATCCTGCTGGTCGAGGACAACCCCGACACGGTCGAGTTCCTGATCCGGCGCCTCAACGACGTGGGCTACCGGACCCGCATCGCCCGCAACGGCCTCGAGGCCCTGCGCGCGGTGGCCGCCGAGCCGCCCGCGGCCATCATCCTCGACATCCACCTGCCGCTGATGAACGGCGACGACCTGTGCCGAACGATCCGGCAGGATCCCCGCACGGCCAAGGTCCCCGTCATCTTCGTGACCGCCGAGTCCGAGGAGCGGGTGCGCGATCTGCTCGAGCCGGGCACGACCGTGTGCCTCGAGAAGGCCATCAAGGTCAAGTCCTTGCTCGCTGCCCTCGAGCAGCTGGGGATCCACCCCGGGGCGCTCCCCTCGGCCTAGCGCACGCCCTACTCCGCGCATCCCTCGCCGGCGTTTGCGAGCCGCGGCAGCAGCACCCGAAAGGCACTGCCCCCGGTCGGGGGGCTCTCGAGCGAGATGCCCCCCAGCAGGCGCCGCACGATCCTTGCGACCTGGGCGAGCCCGACCCCGCTCCCCTCGATTTCCGCCTGGCCTCGCACCCCCGGCTCGAAGACCCGCGAACGGAGCTCGGGGGCGACCCCGGGCCCGCTGTCCTTCACGACGAGGCAGGCGTTTCGCCCCGAGGCGCCGAGGTGGATCGCGACGCTCCCGCCGGGGGGCGTGTACTTGTGGGCGTTCGAGAGCAGGTTGTTGACGATGGTGGCGATCTCGGGCTCCTCGCCCGCGACCCGCAGGGGGAGCGCCGGAAGATCGGCGTGCAGCTTCAGGCCGCGGCGAGCGAAGGCGGCTTGCCAGGTATCGACGGCCTCGCGCACGGTCCGGCCCGCGTCGCACCCCTCCGGGGCGGGATGGGTAGAGCATGCGATCGCTTGCCTCAGCCGCCCGCGCATCCGCGTGAACTGTCGCTCGATCAGCACCAGGTGCCCCAGCTCATCGAGCCCCGAGGCGCGCTCCTGCAGGGCCTCGGCGGCGAAAACCGCCGGGGTCAGGTCGTTGATCAGGTCGTGGTACACGGTGCGCTGGCGCTCCTCCTGCGCCTCGAGCTTGGCCGCAAGCCGCCGGCAGTGGGCTGCGCGGCGCTGCGCCAGCCGGGCCTGGAAGGCCAGGGCCTGCTCCCTTTGCTCAAGGCCCGCCTGCTCGAGGGCGGCCTGCCAGCGCGCGAACAGGCCCTCGAAGCGGCCCCCCTCCAGCGAGGAGAAGGGTCTTCCCCCGCGACCGATCAGGTAGTCGAGGGTTGCCCCCTCGTAGTCCAGCGAGCCGATCGCGACGACGGCTTCGCGGCAACTCGCCGCAAGATGGAAGGCCGCTCCGTCCCAGCGGACCGGCGCGAGCGGGAAGGTCGCAGGAGGCTTGCCGGCGTGCGCCATGACGACCCCCGGCTCGTCGGGCAGCCGCAGGCACGCCCAGGCGTAGTCGGCCTGGAACTGCGCGCACAGGGAGTGCGCGAGGATCTCGATCAGGTAGGGAGCCAGGCCGCAGGGGGATGGATCGAGCGGTCGTTCAGCGATGCTCTGCTGGATCATGGCGCCTCCTGTCGTGACGCGGCGCGCTCAGGCTGACCGGCGGCCGGGGAGGAGAACCAGACCATTGCGATTAATTTGTAGGCGATCAGTATGACATAATTTTTGATTATGTCCGATCTAATTATGTGAGAGGATCGTGAGGCTTTGCCGCTTCCCCTCGACGCGACGCGCCGCGGCCCCTGGGGAGCCGCGGCGCGAAGACGGGTGCTCGTTTACTCGGTGATCCAGGTGTCGATGGCGCGCGAGTAGGTGAGGAGCTCTTCGGGCTTGAAGAAGATGCCGAGCTCACGCGCGGCGCTCTCGGGGCTGTCCGAGCCGTGGATGATGTTGCGGCCGATGTCCGAGGCGAAGTCGCCGCGGATCGAGCCGGTCGCCGACTGGGCGGGGTTGGTGGCGCCCATCATGGCGCGGGCGGTGGTGATGACGTTCTTGCCTTCCCACGCCATGGCGACGATGGGGCCCGAGGTGATGAAGTCGACGAGGCCGGCGAAGAAGGGCTTGCCGTTGTGCTCGCCGTAGTGGGTCTCGGCCTGCTCGCGGGTGACCTGCATCAGCTTGAGGCCGATGAGCTTGAAGCCCTTCTTCTCGAAGCGGGCGACGATCTCGCCGACGAGGCCGCGCTGGACGCCGTCGGGCTTGACGGCCAGGAAAGTGCGTTCCATGGTGCTTGTGGGTTCCTTTCTACGTGGGGGGAAAATGTTCTAGCGCTTCTTGGCGATCGCCTGGCGCGCGGCGCGCGCGACGTCGACGCCCAGGAGGCCGTACTTCTGGAGCAGGGCGTCGGCGGTGCCGGACTCGCCGTAGGTGTCCTGGGTGCCTACCCGGCGGACCGGGACGGGGCACTCCTCGGCCAGCACCTCGCACACCGCGCCGCCGAGGCCGCCGATGACCGAGTGCTCCTCGGCGGTGACCACCGCGCCGCAGCGCTCGGCCGCCGCCACCAGGGCCGCGCGGTCGAGGGGCTTGATCGAGCCCATGTTGATCACGGTCGCCTCGATGCCCTCGGAAGCGAGCTCGTCTGCGGCCAGGAGGGCCTGGTGGACCATCACGCCGCAGGCGACGATGGCGACGTCCTTGCCCTGGCGCAGGGTCTCGGCGCGGCCGATCTTGAAGTCGACGGGGCCCTCGCGCTTGATGACGGGCACCGCGGGGCGGCCGAGGCGGAGGTAGACGGGGCCGACGTGCTCGGCGGCGGCCCGGACCATGGCCTCGGTCTCGGGGCCGTCGGCGGGGACCAGCACCGTCAGCTCGGGGATCACGCGGGTGATGGCGAGGTCCTCGAGGATCTGGTGGGTCGCGCCGTCCTCGCCCAGGGTGAGGCCCGCGTGGGTGGCGGCGATCTTGACGTTGAGGTTCATGTGGCCCGCGGAGTTGCGGACCATCTCCCAGGCCTTGCCGACCGCGAACATGGCGAACGAGCTGGCGAAGGCGACCTTGCCCGCGAGCGCGAAGCCGCAGGCGGTGTCGACCAGGTTCTGCTCGGCGATGCCCATGTTGAAGAAGCGCTCGGGGAACGCGTCGGCGAAGTACTTGGTCATGGTCGAGCCGGAGAGGTCCGAGTCGAGCACGACGACGTCCGAGCGCTCGTGGCCGAGCTGACGAAGGGCCTCGCCGTAGGCGGTGCGGGTCGCGATCTTGTCCTTGGTGTTGACGACGGGTGCGGCCATTAGCTCAGCTCCTTCAGGGCGATCTCGGCCTCGTCGGCCGACGGGGCGGTGCCGTGCCACTTGACGACGTTCTCCATGAAGGAGACGCCCTTGCCCTTCACGGTCTTGGCCACGATGCAGGTGGGCTGGCCGAGCATGGGGGTCGCCTTGGCCTTGTCGAGGGCGAGCAGGATCGAATCGAAGTCGTGGCCGTCGATCTCGATGACGTTCCAGCCGAAGGCGCGGAACTTCTCGCCCACGTCGCCGAGGGCCATGACCTTCTCGGTCGGCCCGTCGATCTGGAGGCCGTTGCGGTCCACGATGGCGATCAGGTTGCCCGTCTTGTAGTGGGCGGCGGCCATGGCGGCTTCCCAGACCTGGCCCTCCTGGCACTCGCCGTCGCCCAAGAGGGCGTAGACGCGGCTGTCGCGGCCGTCCATGCGCAGCGCCAGGGCCATGCCGTGCGCGAGCGAGAGGCCGTGGCCCAGGCTGCCGGTCGAGGCCTCGATGCCGGGGATCTTGTGCATGTCCACGTGGCCCTGGAGGCGGGTGCCGATCTGGCGCAGGGTCGTCAGCTCGCCGGCATCCAGGTAGCCCGCCTCGACCAGGACGGCGTAGAGGCCGGGGGCGCCGTGGCCCTTGGAGAGGACGAAGCGATCGCGATCGGCCCAGTCG
The Pantanalinema sp. DNA segment above includes these coding regions:
- a CDS encoding M48 family metalloprotease, whose translation is MKKLWGALCLAALLGTVPGCSQILAGGLVAGQALLPISDEQEIQIGKSAAQEVLADPKTPPYANAQVNAYVDAVGKKVAARSDRPDMPYTFHVIESSELNAFALPGGEIFVTTAALKAMKSEAELAGVLAHEAVHVARKHGVDSLRAAMVAQGITTAALGSTPALIQQAGKIAAGLVLKGHSRSLETDADHYGAIYTNAAGYDPHALGAFLTTLAETVGDTPKAFEAFGDHPVISERVAALDAEIARLSLNARTQDAETFLSRTAPLR
- a CDS encoding helix-turn-helix transcriptional regulator, which produces MTYRNRALNRMPARGEGPSTSRPRSPSIDILKRALEVAGVNRKTFVKETDLSYEYVSRIFNSKVKFPTVRETLERFAEVARIDPMVFPEYQQLVSVLPESTRKLWNRLQEVGLTRQEFANRVEISRTYMYEILRGDVPFPRNPEVIEKIAEVLEVAPETFGEYLAPVQDWAERNPLAIEHVFMNLLVTKMLIARGHLKEGGSAEKISDEMLSIFPAEERYEPVVRAIMAAMGKGGFDVRKLALEADVPERDVRLLLMGQIQTEDLPETARKLKELLEVA
- a CDS encoding response regulator encodes the protein MANRDILLVEDNPDTVEFLIRRLNDVGYRTRIARNGLEALRAVAAEPPAAIILDIHLPLMNGDDLCRTIRQDPRTAKVPVIFVTAESEERVRDLLEPGTTVCLEKAIKVKSLLAALEQLGIHPGALPSA
- a CDS encoding HAMP domain-containing sensor histidine kinase; translation: MIQQSIAERPLDPSPCGLAPYLIEILAHSLCAQFQADYAWACLRLPDEPGVVMAHAGKPPATFPLAPVRWDGAAFHLAASCREAVVAIGSLDYEGATLDYLIGRGGRPFSSLEGGRFEGLFARWQAALEQAGLEQREQALAFQARLAQRRAAHCRRLAAKLEAQEERQRTVYHDLINDLTPAVFAAEALQERASGLDELGHLVLIERQFTRMRGRLRQAIACSTHPAPEGCDAGRTVREAVDTWQAAFARRGLKLHADLPALPLRVAGEEPEIATIVNNLLSNAHKYTPPGGSVAIHLGASGRNACLVVKDSGPGVAPELRSRVFEPGVRGQAEIEGSGVGLAQVARIVRRLLGGISLESPPTGGSAFRVLLPRLANAGEGCAE
- the ndk gene encoding nucleoside-diphosphate kinase; its protein translation is MERTFLAVKPDGVQRGLVGEIVARFEKKGFKLIGLKLMQVTREQAETHYGEHNGKPFFAGLVDFITSGPIVAMAWEGKNVITTARAMMGATNPAQSATGSIRGDFASDIGRNIIHGSDSPESAARELGIFFKPEELLTYSRAIDTWITE
- a CDS encoding transketolase family protein — protein: MAAPVVNTKDKIATRTAYGEALRQLGHERSDVVVLDSDLSGSTMTKYFADAFPERFFNMGIAEQNLVDTACGFALAGKVAFASSFAMFAVGKAWEMVRNSAGHMNLNVKIAATHAGLTLGEDGATHQILEDLAITRVIPELTVLVPADGPETEAMVRAAAEHVGPVYLRLGRPAVPVIKREGPVDFKIGRAETLRQGKDVAIVACGVMVHQALLAADELASEGIEATVINMGSIKPLDRAALVAAAERCGAVVTAEEHSVIGGLGGAVCEVLAEECPVPVRRVGTQDTYGESGTADALLQKYGLLGVDVARAARQAIAKKR
- a CDS encoding transketolase, producing the protein MEQTIPQTSARHAELAERARAARRHIITMIRDGKSGHPGTSLSCTDLMVALYFAHMRHDPKRPDWADRDRFVLSKGHGAPGLYAVLVEAGYLDAGELTTLRQIGTRLQGHVDMHKIPGIEASTGSLGHGLSLAHGMALALRMDGRDSRVYALLGDGECQEGQVWEAAMAAAHYKTGNLIAIVDRNGLQIDGPTEKVMALGDVGEKFRAFGWNVIEIDGHDFDSILLALDKAKATPMLGQPTCIVAKTVKGKGVSFMENVVKWHGTAPSADEAEIALKELS